The Amycolatopsis umgeniensis DNA segment CCTCGAGGATGAAATAACCGCGCGCGTGCAGTCCGTGCGCGTGCCAGGTGTGCGGGGTGCCGCGCCGCGGCTTGTCCACGCCGAGCACCTCGTCGCGATCGACGACCACGACCTCGCGGTAGAACTCGGAAAGCACTCTCGCCGCCAGGGTGCCGGCGACACTGCCGCCGATCACCACCGCGCGTTTGCCGACGGGTTCGTTCATGAGCATGGCTCCTTGACGCTCAGGCCGCGAGGTCGTCGGACGCGGGCGGGGCCTGACCGATCGTGGCGGGGGGTGTGAGAGGGGCGGCCGTCTTGACGCGCCGCGCGGTACGCAGCACGCCGACCACCAGGCTGGGCCGCATCAACGCGGTCGGCGGGTCGACCAGGCCCGCGGCCCGGAAGAACGCCTCGGTGAACCGGCCGTCGACGGTCGCCGCGGAATGCAGCTTCGCCATGTAGGCGTTGCCCATCTTGACCTTCAGCGGACGAGGACCCTCGACGCCGGGAAAAGCGAGGTCACCGCCCGCCGAGATGTCCCACGGCACGTCGATGATCGGGCTGATCTCCTTGAAGAACCGCAGCGGGCGCACGCCACCGTCGTCGAGGTGTTTGCCGAGCTGGTCGGCCTCCATGGCCGCGACAGTCATGCCCTGGCCGTACACCGGGTTGAACGCGCACACCCCATCGCCGATCACCAGCATGCCCTCGGGGAAACGACGCAGCTTGTCGAACCGGCGGCGGACGCTGGCGGGCACCTTGAAGCTGGTGATCTCGCTGATCGGCTTCGCGGTGCGCACGGCCTGGTAGATCTCGGGTGCTTCCAGCGTCTTGGCGAACTCGAGGAAACCCTGGGCGTCACGCGGCGGATGGTCGCCGAGCAGGCCGGTCTGCGACAGCAGGGCGACATTCCCCGGCAGGTTCACGAAGAACGCGCCGCGCGGGTTGGCGGGCGAGGCGACCGGGTTGATCGCCAGATCGTCGCCGAACGGGTCGGTGTCCAGTTCGAACAGCCGCGACGTGTAGGCGAGGTCGATCTTGATCTTCTCCTCGGCCGGGCGCTCGTAGCCGAGTTCTTCCAGCCACACCGACGAACGGCTGCCGCGGCCGGTGGAGTCGACGATCAGGTCGGCGTGGAGCGTTTCGGGTTCGGCGTCGTCGCCGGTCACCCGGACACCGATGATCCGCGTGTGGTCGTCGGTCGCGACCAGCGACTGGATGACCGTGCGCTCGCGGACCTCGACGTTCGGCAGCGCGAGCACCCTCGCGCGGACGTGCTCTTCGAGCTCCGGTCGGGTCGCGGACACACTGAGCAGGCCGGAGTCCTTCTGCTGCAGGCGTTTCCCGTTGAAGTACCAACGCAGGCTGCCCGAGAGGTCGCCGCTGGGGATACCGTCGGCGGTCAACTCCGCCTGCAGGCCGGGAAAGAGGTCTTCGAGGATCTGCTGGCCGCGTGCGAGCAGCGCGTGCGCGTGGTGCGCCTGCGGCACGCCGCGGCGGGTCCCGGTGACGCCGACGATCGTGTCACGTTCGATGATCACGACGGTGCGGTAGCGCTCCGAAAGTACGCGGGCGGTCAGCAGGCCGGCCATGCCGCCGCCGAGCACGACGGCGCGTTCGCCAAGGTATTCGCCCATCGCGGGATGCCTCCAATAGGTAGTCGGCCGGGCCGTCGGAGTCCGACACGTGAAGAATCGTCGTCCGCCCGGTTCCCCGGAGCGTCTCTTCGACTGCGGTTTCCCGTCCGCACCGCGCCGCCGTCTCGTGAATGCGTTGTGAGGCAACGAGTTCAGTCGAACGGGCCAGCCGGTTCTCGAGTGGATCTCAATTCCCGGTTGTTAGCGTCGATCAAGTAATTCCGGCCGTCGGCGTAGTTGGAGAGGTGTCATGCGCACAACGACCCAGATCCTCGTGATCGGCGGTGGCCCGGCGGGATCCACCGCTGCCGGGCTTCTGGCCAAAGAGGGTTTCGAAGTCACTCTTCTCGAGCGGGAACACTTCCCGCGCTACCACATCGGTGAATCGCTGCTGCCCTCGTGCCGCCCGATTCTCGAGCGCCTCGGC contains these protein-coding regions:
- a CDS encoding FAD-dependent monooxygenase — protein: MGEYLGERAVVLGGGMAGLLTARVLSERYRTVVIIERDTIVGVTGTRRGVPQAHHAHALLARGQQILEDLFPGLQAELTADGIPSGDLSGSLRWYFNGKRLQQKDSGLLSVSATRPELEEHVRARVLALPNVEVRERTVIQSLVATDDHTRIIGVRVTGDDAEPETLHADLIVDSTGRGSRSSVWLEELGYERPAEEKIKIDLAYTSRLFELDTDPFGDDLAINPVASPANPRGAFFVNLPGNVALLSQTGLLGDHPPRDAQGFLEFAKTLEAPEIYQAVRTAKPISEITSFKVPASVRRRFDKLRRFPEGMLVIGDGVCAFNPVYGQGMTVAAMEADQLGKHLDDGGVRPLRFFKEISPIIDVPWDISAGGDLAFPGVEGPRPLKVKMGNAYMAKLHSAATVDGRFTEAFFRAAGLVDPPTALMRPSLVVGVLRTARRVKTAAPLTPPATIGQAPPASDDLAA